In a genomic window of Nodosilinea sp. E11:
- a CDS encoding response regulator: MTRNILVIDDELDIREVVCLCLEEFGGWRTDNAGSGAEGLKKAQANPWDCILLDISMPDIDGVAVYEQLQANPKTQKIPVVLLTAKVLSADRDRFNALGVAGVIAKPFDPITVWQQVAQTLGWAT, encoded by the coding sequence ATGACAAGAAACATTTTGGTGATTGATGACGAACTCGACATTCGCGAAGTCGTCTGTTTGTGCCTCGAAGAATTTGGGGGATGGCGTACTGACAATGCTGGCTCAGGCGCAGAAGGGCTGAAAAAAGCTCAGGCCAACCCCTGGGATTGTATTTTGCTCGATATCTCGATGCCCGACATCGATGGGGTTGCGGTATATGAACAGCTCCAGGCCAATCCTAAAACCCAGAAGATTCCGGTGGTCTTGCTGACGGCTAAGGTGCTATCTGCCGACCGCGATCGCTTTAACGCCCTTGGGGTGGCCGGGGTCATTGCCAAGCCCTTTGACCCCATCACGGTATGGCAACAGGTGGCCCAGACCTTAGGCTGGGCCACCTGA